Part of the Faecalibacterium duncaniae genome, GGGTGCCAAGGTCGTCCTTCTGGGCGATCTCGGTGCCGTCGATGCTCACGATGCGGTCACCGGTCTTCAGACCGGCCTTGTCGGCGGGGCCGCCCTGCACAACATCCACAACGTAAACGCCGTAGGCAGTGACGTTGAGCTGTGCGGCGGTCTGGGCATCGGTCACGGCCAGATAGGTGATGCCCATGTAGGGGCGGCCGGAGACATAGCCGTTCTCCAGCAGATCCTGTGCCACCTTGATGGCATCGTTGATGGGGATGGCGAAGCCCAGGCCTTCCGCATCGCTGGAGGAGGACTTTGCGTTGACCAGACCGATGAGCTCACCGTTCATATTGAACAGGCCGCCGCCGGAGTTGCCGGGGCTGACAGAGGCATCCATCTGGATCAGGGACATGGTGTTGGTGGAGCTGGTGCCCTGGATGGTCACGCTGCGGTTCAGGGCGCTGACGATGCCGCTGGTCACGGTGCCGCCCAGCTCACCCAGCGGGTTGCCCACGGCCAGCACGCTCTCGCCCACGGCAAGGCTGTCGCTGTTGCCAACGGTGGCGGGGGTCAGGTCAGTGGCATCGATCTTGAGGACAGCCACGTCGCTGGTGTCATCCTCGCCCACCACGGTGGCGGGGTAATCGGTATCGCCGATGGTCACGGTGATGTTGGACGCGCCGGACACAACGTGTGCACAGGTCAGGATATAGCCGTCGGAGCTGATCACGACACCACTGCCAGCACCGCTCTCCACCTGGTTCTGGCCGTACCAGGACCACTGGGAGTAGACCACCTGCTCGGTGGTGATGACCACAACGCTGGGGCTGACCATCTCAGAGACCTGAGCGGTGGTCATGCCGGAAGCGGTGTTCACTGCGGAGGCAGAGCCGGAATCACTGCTGGACGTGGAGGAAGGTGCCACCTGCTGGATGACCACCTTGCCGCCTGTGTTGCCCACCTGGGCTCCCACAAAGCCGCCGACAAAGCCCATGGCTGCGGCCAGCACCAGCGCAACTGCACTGCGGGCGATATTGCTGTTTTTCCGGCGGCGCTTTTTGGGAGGCTGCTTGGGGCTTCCCTGTGCGGCCTGATACCGGGGGTCTTCCGGAGGCGGCACCGCGCCGCCATCGCTGCCGCTGTTCGGCTCGGCCTGGGGGGCAGCCTGTGCGGCCTCGCCGTAGGTGCCTGCCGTGTTGGCGGTGTTCATGCCGGAGGAGCCGACGTTGGGGTAGCCGGTCTCGCCGGTCTGGCTATGTTCAGAGGAATAATCGTATTCCCACTTGTTCTCGTTATCCATACTGGTTACTTCCTTTCTCAAAGGGAATGGTTCGGAGGGGGCGCTTCTGCCGCACCTCCTTGGAACTGTTTCTATTGTATCCGGTAATTGTGAAAAGGAATCGCTGACCGGGTGAAGAATATGTGAAATAAGGTCGCAGCGGGAAGCCTTGACAGCGGCGCGGGGGCTTGGTATTTTAAGGGTGCAGCGCAGAAGCCGGCAGCATTGCGAAACCTCTCCGTCATCTTCGCTTTGCTCGATGCCACCTCTCCTAGTAGGAGAGGCCTTGGCATACCGTCGCGTTTTCGTGGGTCGGCGCTTCGCTCCTGTTTGCCCTGCGGCAGGTATTGGTTTTGGAGCGTCAGCGATTATTGCGAAAAAACGAATCTTCTGCCAAGGGCTCCCCTACTAGGGGAGCTGTCGCGGCAGCGCCCGCGACTGAGAGGTTTAGCCCAACAGGGCAAGTCCGCGAAAGGAGCAAATTATGAAACTGGAAAAGATTCCGGGCGGTTATGCCCTGTATAAAGAGAAAACCATCATTGGCACCTGCCAGGCCCGGCCCACGGAGCAGGGCGCGG contains:
- a CDS encoding S1C family serine protease; translation: MDNENKWEYDYSSEHSQTGETGYPNVGSSGMNTANTAGTYGEAAQAAPQAEPNSGSDGGAVPPPEDPRYQAAQGSPKQPPKKRRRKNSNIARSAVALVLAAAMGFVGGFVGAQVGNTGGKVVIQQVAPSSTSSSDSGSASAVNTASGMTTAQVSEMVSPSVVVITTEQVVYSQWSWYGQNQVESGAGSGVVISSDGYILTCAHVVSGASNITVTIGDTDYPATVVGEDDTSDVAVLKIDATDLTPATVGNSDSLAVGESVLAVGNPLGELGGTVTSGIVSALNRSVTIQGTSSTNTMSLIQMDASVSPGNSGGGLFNMNGELIGLVNAKSSSSDAEGLGFAIPINDAIKVAQDLLENGYVSGRPYMGITYLAVTDAQTAAQLNVTAYGVYVVDVVQGGPADKAGLKTGDRIVSIDGTEIAQKDDLGTLIQQHAAGDTLSITVAREGQMQTVSLTLGEKNAQTQQAQKNS